GTATGGATATGACGGTACCAAAAGAGTTTGCTTGGAGGAGTCAGTGGCAATGGCATTGGTGGTACTTGGTAATGCCATGGGTAACAAAATGATGCAGGATAGATTTCAACATTCCAGTGAGACAGTGCATCGACATGTGGCCACGGTAATTACTTTATTAGCCACGGTTATGGCACTAGACATTATCAAGCCTGCTGATCCTACATTTCGTACCATGCCATCACATATTCAGGGGTCAGATCGATATTGGCCACATTTCAAGGTACTTTGTGAATTTGGTATCTTGACTTGATTGTATTTCTGTTATCTTTATAGTCATACCACGTATTTCATTTTCACATGGCATTTTTGTGGCAATTGTTAGGGTTGCATTGGTGTGATTGATGGGGTTCACGACTCCTTGGTCTTACTAGAAGAGGAGCAACACCCATATAGAGGAAGGAAAGGGGCCACAACAGTAAACTGTATGTGCGCATGtgattttgatatgaaattcACATTCGCGTGTATGGGATGGGAAGGGTTAGCGCACAACACcaggattttttaaaattgccTCAATAATGAGAGTGACAATTTTCCAAAACCTCCACTTGGTTTGTaaatatgcaatttaatttCAGTATTAAAGTATGTATTACGTAGTGAAAATGCTAATATAATAAATGTGTTTGTTTGCAGGAAAATATTATCTTGTTGATTCAGGGTACCCGATGAAGACAGGGTTCCTTGCACCATATAAGGGGGAGCGGTACCACATCCCCGATTTTCAAAGAGGATCACAGCTGCATCGTCCAAAGGAGAGATTTAATTATCTCCATTCCTCACTTTGTTTGGTCATAGAACGAACTTTTGGAGTTTGGAAGAatggatggaaaattttgagatgTATGCCAGGCTTCCATATACGCACTCAAAATTACATCATTGTTGCTACAATGGTTCTTCACAACTTTATTAGAGCACATGACCACAATGACGTTCCACATTCGCGTTCTGCATGAGGCACATATGGAGGTAGTGAGGGAGGTCATTACGATGGAGTGGTAGATGTTGTCTCTTACTTGGATTCAGATGAGATGAAAGAGGTTCGGAGCTATATCACAGCATCGATATATATGGACCATAACTGATGGTTCACAAACTTCAATGTAATACCATTTTGTATTAtggttctttttttgttgtcaaGCAGAACTAATAGCTCACAAGACTTGATTGTAAAGCCTTCGATTTATGAAGTTGTATATATCGTTACATGTGAAACTCATCAGTATTGCAACAGTAGATTTCTTGGTTACAAGGGACTTCTGAATAGAGTCCAATCTAATCTGAATATTACAGTAAAGTCAATGGATTTTAAGATTGCAACAGTAAACTACGAggaatttatacaaaaaaaaaaaaaaaaaaaaaaaaaaaaacacaaaatctaCTCTCAATTTTTCTTAAGACACCAAGAACCCAATCTATCAATGGCTGGcaaattgtgtatatatatagacacacatatACAACAACAGAATTTACAATCTTCTTTAGACTTAGCAATAACATTATCTCCATCAAACGTCTCCACATTGTTTTAAAAAGTACAACTACATACATATCATAAACTGACTTGCAATAGTACGATTAACATACAAAACAAATGTAATAATACAACTTGCAGTTATTACATACATACACATCCCATTATGGCAGACACATCTGCCTGATTTTGACTTCCCCAAACCTAGTAGACAAGATAAGCAATACTAGAAACATGACCCCCAAGACTATTAGAGTTACTGTCAActtctttgctttctcttcaAAGATCATGCGTGCAGCTTTGACTCTTTCAAATTTTCGTTTTGCAACTCGCTCCCTTTCCAATGCTGCGGCTGTTAGGGTGTGTGCTTGCTTCAACTCTTCACTAGCAACTTCCACTGCATGCTCCAATTGGTTGAATTTGGTAATAACTATAGGTGCTATTGCTGCGCCACGCGTACAACAAATGCTGGTATCTAACCACTTGAAGAACTTGCATGCACGGTCATCATCCTACACAATACAATACAACACATAAACAAGAATACAATGAATTGGCTCTTTAACGCATAACACAAATATTTTGCCAATACTTGGacatggtacttattggtgaccAATAGAGACAACTATAAAATCTCCTACCAAATGTATGAAGTTTTAGGGACGTCCTAATTCTGCAGTTCTCAACGTCACAAAAATGGCCATCAGAACTGGAGAGATAGTTACTTGTTTCTGACATTCGTAGTTCTTGGCAGTAGATATTACATTGGCTTGGAATAGTGAACAGTACACCAAACTCATTCTACACCATCACGTAAATAGGTCTACAAGACCGCCAAGAATTACACATTAGATAATTATCATAAGTTGAGCACGTTTACACAGTAACGACCTATGAAACACCAATAAAGCTACTGATATCTACacatttgaaaacaaaaatcttcTTTAAACTATAGTGCAAGAGGCATATATATTTAAGACTTGAAACTATAGAAACTATCTCCCAACATGTAACTCAAGAGTTTATATGTAGACATGTTGGTGTAACTAGATTTATAGAAACAAAATGCAAATGATGTAAAAAGCCAGAGAGTGCATCACCAGCTGCTACACCAGTGCAGCTCAGCTTGCCTTATAGTAGCAGCTAATGCACCAGGTGATGCAGCATCAGCTGCCACATTGGTGCAACACAACATGCCACCCAGTGCAGTAGCTCGTGCATCAGAGCTACCCAAACATGCACGAGCTACTGTCAAATATTATAGTACTTGTATCATTGAGAATGCATTGACATACACAAAACATTATAGTACTTGTACTCTTGTAGTGCCAAATatacatttattaataattttagttgCTATTACATACCACATTGGTGTAATTTATCAAATGTTTATCTGTATTATTTATAGTTGACATGCAGAGTTAGATGGCAGTAGAAAAATATGAAGTCATGTGGTATCCCCCCAAATGCTGCAACTGATAACATAATGATTGATTGTTGTACTATTTCAAGATGCTTCAAATCTGCATGTGCACTGGTTTCTATGATGGTGCGTGATGGGTTTAATCCACAAACATTAACTTACACTGCTCTCATAAAGGTAATTCTTACTTCTTACTTCTTACTTCTTAGTACTCTCTGGTCCCAGCAGCATGTGGTCTGAAATATTATGCATCTAACAAAACTATGGCCTTCAAATGTATGTAACAAGAAACAGGTCGGTTCTAATTAGCTCAATTATGAACACACTTCACTTGAAGCTGAACCATGGTTGCATGTTAGCTCTACCATGCACAATGTTATAGTCATGACTCATAACTGAATTTGGAAATATTACAAATATgattcaaatattttatcattatATCAGGATTGCCCTTCAGATTCAAATTGCCATAGTAGAATTGCAGAccccaattaaaattaatgatttGACATTATATGTGCACAATTGGGGGATTGGGCAAAATACTATATTCAGTTCAAAAAGTGTAAAACTCAACTTTTACTTCTATATGTTTCCCTTGCCAAGAAACATTTCTTATTGAAATAAATGGCAGATAACTTTATAAGTTGGCTTAACAACACTTAATCCTAAACAAaacatgtttcttttcttttttgttcacaAGCAATTCCAACTACAAGATTTAGTAATCTCCACATTTCCCAAACCACACACACTAGAGATACACAAGCAGAGAAGAATTCCTAAAATAACCAATGTTGAGTTTAGATGGGTACTTGCAATTGTTCAGCATAAGATAGGTAATTGAATGGTAGAATGGAATCTGAATAGGAATGAAGATTCATTACTTCACCAAACTGTTTagcatcaaaattcaatttgcaAATATGATTCCCACAGAGCAATGGTTAGTGTTTatactaaataaatataattgaaaatgaGCATATTAGTGAACTTTCTTgctgaaagagaaaagaagatatatacactcaaaattatatacatttacATATACAATCGTCCTTAAAATATCCATGAAACTATCAATCCTCTCTTCCTGATTATCAATTTTTgctgcaaaaaaaataaaataaaataaaactccaAATTTTCTGCCTGTGGGAGGTACCAAAGGGTTTACTGAACATAAAATTCCactcttcttcatcatcttcattCATGTAACACTTCCAATGAAAAGTAAATCAAATGCCAATAGGTTTTTCTAACCAGCTCAACTAAACCTTGATTAATGCTCTCGAATTTTTCTAAACACAGCTCCCAATATATTTAGCAGATTTGctaatatattttagaaattacaCATGGTTGACACCATGATATTAATCTTTATTGTCAAAACCATACTACCACtcattcaaaaagttaaaaactagcCTGTATGGCCAATGATGCCTTCAAGACATTGTAATCATAAACATGAACCcataataaaatctttttttagtTATGACCACAAACTCTGTAATGGCTTCAGTATATATAGGAGCAAGAATATGATTTAAAAGAAACCCATTAACCCATTAACAAGATCAAAACTTtgtaaaaagaaatcaaatgaaCCCATTAACAAGAACTGAAATTCCAGCAAATGAATAGAGAGGACTGAACTTGCACTCTATCAAATCAAATGAAGTAAATTCCAGCAAATGAAAAGAAACCTATTAACAAGAATTGAAATTCGAACAAGACATGatagaaaatagtgaaaaaaaatttgagaacacTCACCTTAGGGAAGTGGGATTCGTTTGTGTTTTGCTTCTGGTTTTTGAGCTCAGGCTAATTCAGCTTCAAGTTTCAAGGAGCACTGTCATGGGTGGGAGAGGAGTGAAATAGGGGAAGAGGGTGAAATGGGTTTATCAAAGAACTGGGTTGTCTTTGCCAGCGTCGGATTGGGTGACGTTCCTCGTGGATTTCTCTTCTGAGCTCTTCGCCGGTGTCGAACCTCATCGATTTCTCTAGTGGGCATGGAACTCTCTTCTCTAGTGGGTGAGGAGTGAATagcagagagagaaagaaaaaaaaaaaagggtgttttTAGCTGAGCTACAGTAAAACGCGACCCTTATATATTTTCAGCTGCACTATAGTATTCACATTTTGCTATagtaattttcagttttcagctgtatccaagcGGACCCCTATACCAGCTTTGAGAATGCTGGAATAGGTACAGCCTATGCCATCGCTTTCAAAAGTGCTGGTATaggttttttaaattatattcattcaacacctataccagcgcttttgaaagcgctggcaTAGGCAGTACCTATTCCAGCGttttcaaaagcgctggtataggtcttgaatgaatataatttaaaagggctataccagcgctttcaaaagagCTGGTATAGGGCATGCCCTTTCCCGGTGCTTTTGAAAGCGCTAGTACAGGTCCAGCAATCCCATACCAACAGTCCAAACGCGGCGGTTTGAAGCGCCGGAATAGGAATTTTGACCCTATTCCAGTGCTTTCTGGGGCTATCCTAGTGGTTTTGAAAACGCTGGGATAGCcccatttttttgtagtgcttATTTGGTCCCTTATCTTTTGCATGCGcacccacacacaaaaaagaaagaaagaaagaaagaagaatccaATGCTTGAAATCTCAAGACTTTGATAATAGAGAAGCAACCCAATATCTTCCACATTACAAATCACTACCATTATTAAAAGGAACAGTTCtaaaagctttttaaaaaattatggggAGTTTCAATAAAAGGCCTATCTCTGATTCTAATCAATTCATACACACAAAATTTTGATAACCATAATGTGGCAACATAATTGTATTatggaagtttttttttaagtcaaagATATTATACTTCGTAAGTTCTCGACCAACTTTCTCATGTGTAtcaagaaaaactaaaaaaatatgtttttttccttttaattgataTGATCGCACAAACTCAGAAGGCAGTAGCTTGTTGAGATTTAGATAAGAcattactaaaatataaaataaaataaagaacatcTACTGATGGATGGCCTGCCAGCTTAACTATGGTTAGGAAGTAGTTGTATAGAATGAAAAGAGTGTGCAGGAGTAAAAAAATCAACCTTATAAAGCGCACCAGtgaattaatattattatgatATTTAGGGTATACCTAAATCAGcaaatataatttagtatgAGTTTCCCTTAAATAGTACCACCCAATTGCTGACAAACATTCTAGGAATCAAAATGGAGACAGATACTCGAATGCATGATGAAATTCAGAGCTTATCCACAAAGAGGTCAGTCCCGCTGATCGTTGCAATGGCCAAAAGATTAGAAATCAAGTCaataagtcttttttttatttttttgagaaagaagtcCATACATATATTGGAGATAATTCTGCCTAGTTTGGAGAAATGAGCCAAATTTCCTCAAAAAGGGAATTGATTTGGCAAGGAATTTTGGAAATTAAGCAGTTAATGGTTTTTCTTAGATCCGATAGGATTTGAATCTTGAACCTATAGTATCcatttcataatttttgctCTTCGTCATCAAGCTAAGAAACAAATCAGTTAATGGTCTTAATATTTGATACACTGTAGAAATGAATTTTATCACAGAAGGCAAGGAATTGTAGCTAGTTGAATGTCTTAAAGCAgattcggtttttttttttttttttcagaaagaTTTACATTATTGTTGTGCTGTATTACTAATCGAAAAAATAAGAAGGGGTGTTCTATTAAGTACATCTTAGGCTCATCAGTGAATTATTCTAGAAGCGGTTCAGGCAATGACTTCTTTTCTAGGATTTTTGAGGAGGCCGATTGTTATGCAACACATCTAACTatgaccctctctctctctctctctctctctctcatgtaaTTTAAGCAACAAAATTGTTAGTCCATCAAAATTGAGTGTAATTGCTAACTTACGTAGTCCTTTCAATGCTTAATTTCTTTTAGGTTGATGGGCAAAGTTGCAGTTATAACTGGTGGTGCAAGAGGGATTGGAGCTGCCACAGCAAAACTGTTTGCACAAAATGGGGCCTATGTTGTAATTGCTGATTTACTTGATGAATTGGGGGCTAATCTAGCCGATTCAATTGGAGGCCGCTACATCCACTGTGACGTTTCAAAGGAAGCCGATGTGGAATCAGCTATCAAGCTAGCACTGACTTGGAAAGGCGGACTAGACATCATGTTCAACAATGCAGGCATTGGTGACGCTGGTGGGAGCATCACAAACCTTGACATGGACCAAGTGAAGTACCTAGTCTCAATTAATGTGTATGGAAATTTACATGGAATGAAATATGCTGCACAAGCCATGATCAAAGGTGGCCGAAAAGGAGGGTGTATCATTTGCACATCAAGCTCAGCAGCTCTTATGGGAGGCCTAGGAGGACATGCCTACACATTGTCAAAAGAGGCAATCCTTGGAATGATGAGAAGTGCTGCTTGTGAGTTGGGGGTGCATGGAATTAGAGTGAATTGTGTTTCGCCACATGGGGTCCCTTCGGAGATGCTTGTAAGTGCATACAGGAAGTTCTTGGGGAGAATGGATGTGAACCTCGAAGAAATTAGTAAGATTATTGGTGAGAGAGCGAGTTTATTGCCTGGGAGATGTGGAAGTACAGAAGATGTGGCTCATGCTGTGCTTTACCTGGCTAGTGAAAATGCTGAGTACATAACAGGACACAATCTTGTTCTTGATGGGGGTTATACTTCTGCTAGCAGTAACATGAGTTTCATCTACCAATGttaataaaaaggaaattacAAATAGAATACCTTAGAAGGACAATATCTATTGGTTCAGGAGTATAACTCAAGTCATAAATCACAATACCTTTCTTTACCACTTCTTATACGGAAAGATACAAGCACGGATTTATCATATGCTATGAACTTAAACTCTCTTTACATACTAATGTTGACCTACCAATACTAAATAGATGGACAAGGACGCAGGCTAAATAATACTATGGTTGTAAAATGTGTCttctcaaaatgaaaagtatGCTCACTATAATTATAGGTTTTATTTGGTTTCTTCTTGGTGTAAATGAGATTTGAACTCAAGTCCCTTATTTGACGATAAGAATTTTACTAGTTAATTTAACTGGAATCTACTTTTCGTCCATAGTACCAGTATCATAAATTATTGAAGACTTTTTATTATAGCAACAACTATTAAAGTTACTGTAAAGTCTGTAGTATTTTGGACGTATGAGAAGGTTAGTTTTAACAGTTATTGTTCATTATTGTGCAGTTACTATTCACATTTGGAAGTATCTCTATATTGAAACTAGATCCAACAACAGTGAGATTATTGAGAGAATGATGAATATTTCTTTTGTGCCAACATGgtacaaagagagaaaaattaaaaagtaccATGCGTTGTGCAGGGGATCTAATGCATGATATTAATGGCAAAGAATAATTGGACTAGTGTCACTAAATAGGAGCTTTGAGACCCACAACATGGTtatcctaaatatttagaaacaTTTGTTTGCAAGATTAAATCATTTTATcatattaggttttttttttttaatttttttttttttatatcaaaatcaaaatcagttAGATGATCCAGTCAGTTTCCTCACCATCTACAGTGGGACTAGTCTAATAAACTTTCACTTGAACCGCTCGGACCAACTTACTTTACTTAATAGGCTagaggagagagagattcaaaaaactcgattttctatcTTGTCTTAAGAACCTGactcaaaagagaaaagaaaaccatactaaaataaaagagagatcaCTATTTGAACGTCTTTAGATCCTGCTTAGAGCGGCTTTTACCACCTGTTGTTTAAAAGAGTTTTTATTAAAACGGTTTGGAAATCGATTACCGAATGcagaaataaaaaaatccaatcaacagtctttaaaaaaaaaaagtaaaaaatttatgtacGAAAAAAAAAGCTCTTCCCAACAAAAAGAGTGAAGTCTTTTAACATTAAAACGCTTGTAGAGTACTaagatttttatatattttaaataaatcaagagagagaaagaaggaagtTTTGAGGCGCCAACTAGTAACCAAGCTTGACTCTCATCAAGGTAATCACCATTCTCTCACCTTTGTAGTGTGGAATTTTGAGGCCTTGAATCCAATATGTAATTCCATTCAAAGCCATAGATACGGGTTGGTTTGTGACTGCCACCTTGAATGATCTGTGTTGTCAACTATTGAATCCAGTGTGGTACTTAGTGAAGAAGAGTCAAGGGGTAATTTGTATTGGTGGGTGTAGACAAATACATATAATTCTTTACGACCACTCTACTGACtggataaatataaatataaatatctatGAAGGTTTATGAATAAATCTATATATCGCAGTAATGCCaaaataatataacaatatTGACCAATAGAATTAACACATTATTATATAAGAATACTTGTGCTGATGAAA
This genomic stretch from Quercus lobata isolate SW786 chromosome 3, ValleyOak3.0 Primary Assembly, whole genome shotgun sequence harbors:
- the LOC115982226 gene encoding short-chain dehydrogenase reductase ATA1-like — translated: METDTRMHDEIQSLSTKRLMGKVAVITGGARGIGAATAKLFAQNGAYVVIADLLDELGANLADSIGGRYIHCDVSKEADVESAIKLALTWKGGLDIMFNNAGIGDAGGSITNLDMDQVKYLVSINVYGNLHGMKYAAQAMIKGGRKGGCIICTSSSAALMGGLGGHAYTLSKEAILGMMRSAACELGVHGIRVNCVSPHGVPSEMLVSAYRKFLGRMDVNLEEISKIIGERASLLPGRCGSTEDVAHAVLYLASENAEYITGHNLVLDGGYTSASSNMSFIYQC